The Thermus hydrothermalis genome window below encodes:
- a CDS encoding phytoene desaturase family protein gives MRAVVVGAGVGGLVAARLLRRAGLEVVVLEAHTYPGGLAGSFYHRGFRFEAGATLLTGLAPGAPLALALEAAGVALPFEPLPEGFPLLQVLLPRGPLVRPVGREAEREAQVDFFGKGVLPFWAWQQDRAERLLALAPRLPWPPEPEEAPILLRTLPGLFPLLPDLLVGASRRAPEDPGFRLFLGAQLLISAQTEDPYALYAALALDLPHLGAALPPYLGRLAEALAEGLEVRYRARALRLLHREGKAYGVEVAYGGRRRGEREVVAGEVFVLNVPPEPLLGLPERVPRDAWGAFVVYGVLPFRVPPPYYRQNARERPFAFLSLRPEGESTVFGLSLHTPLALWEGLDREGYRRAKALWQERALALGEALLPGLREAVFLFAATPQTYRRYAGRAWVGGIPQTHPFRFPRVRLLKNAFRVGEGVFPGQGIPAAALSGLRAARLALAYLGLGGVPGTPGAPGLSSPPAP, from the coding sequence GTGCGGGCGGTGGTGGTGGGGGCGGGGGTTGGGGGGCTGGTGGCGGCCCGCCTTCTGCGGCGGGCGGGCCTCGAGGTGGTGGTGCTGGAGGCCCACACCTACCCAGGGGGGCTTGCGGGTAGCTTTTACCACCGGGGCTTTCGCTTTGAGGCGGGGGCCACCCTCCTCACGGGCCTCGCCCCTGGCGCCCCCTTGGCCCTGGCCCTGGAGGCGGCGGGGGTGGCACTCCCCTTTGAGCCCCTGCCCGAGGGTTTCCCCCTCCTCCAGGTCCTCCTACCCCGAGGCCCCCTGGTGCGGCCCGTGGGGCGGGAGGCGGAGCGGGAGGCGCAGGTGGACTTTTTCGGAAAGGGGGTCCTCCCCTTTTGGGCCTGGCAACAGGACCGGGCGGAGCGCCTCCTCGCCCTGGCCCCCCGCCTCCCCTGGCCCCCGGAGCCCGAGGAGGCGCCCATCCTCCTCCGCACTCTTCCCGGGCTTTTCCCCCTCCTCCCAGACCTCCTGGTGGGGGCCTCGAGGCGGGCCCCGGAGGACCCGGGCTTCCGCCTTTTCCTCGGGGCGCAGCTCCTCATCAGCGCCCAGACGGAGGACCCCTACGCCCTCTACGCCGCCCTGGCCTTGGACCTGCCCCACCTGGGGGCGGCCCTTCCCCCCTACTTGGGCCGCCTGGCCGAGGCCTTGGCGGAGGGCCTCGAGGTGCGGTACAGGGCCAGGGCCCTGCGGCTCCTCCACCGGGAAGGCAAGGCGTATGGCGTGGAGGTGGCCTACGGGGGAAGGCGCCGGGGGGAGCGGGAGGTGGTGGCGGGGGAGGTTTTCGTCCTGAACGTCCCCCCCGAGCCCCTTCTTGGCCTCCCGGAGCGGGTTCCCCGGGATGCGTGGGGCGCTTTCGTGGTCTACGGCGTCCTGCCCTTCCGGGTGCCGCCCCCCTACTACCGGCAAAACGCAAGGGAAAGGCCCTTCGCCTTCCTCTCCTTGCGGCCCGAGGGGGAAAGCACGGTGTTTGGCCTCTCCCTCCACACGCCCCTGGCCCTTTGGGAGGGGCTGGACCGGGAGGGGTACCGGCGGGCCAAAGCCCTTTGGCAGGAAAGGGCCCTCGCCCTCGGGGAGGCCCTTCTCCCCGGGCTTCGGGAGGCGGTCTTCCTCTTCGCCGCCACGCCCCAGACCTACCGGCGCTACGCCGGCCGGGCCTGGGTGGGGGGCATCCCCCAGACCCACCCCTTCCGCTTCCCCCGGGTGCGCCTCCTCAAGAACGCCTTCCGGGTGGGGGAGGGGGTCTTCCCCGGGCAGGGCATCCCCGCCGCCGCCCTTTCAGGCCTCAGGGCGGCCCGGCTGGCCCTGGCCTACCTGGGCCTAGGAGGGGTTCCAGGTACGCCCGGAGCGCCCGGGCTGTCCTCCCCTCCCGCTCCGTGA
- a CDS encoding alpha/beta fold hydrolase, giving the protein MRLLALGLLLGWALAGAYLHLPGAPTGRPSLDRSYALVYRAENPRAVLLLVPGLLGGSTNFALLAERLQREMPWLEVWAWERRANGLEDRRGFLGEDPLAYYQALPEPDLSPLRDFGLEVHLKDLDRAVAEARKRAPVVLAGHSLGASLAVLYAWAHGEELAGLVLLDGTLGLVSLSREAFLKGQDTPFGRLPGLEDLRSGRASPVFQAPGLSPRDLALAEAEAFLAGRRPEELVPFGPYRATREAKALLRVDDHYSPFPTFSVSVGRAWAREGLSLLGLLQGRLVLTVRGARAGPIRWRDTGEATDPRAFLRAFARAETGFSEWYFPYRLLLEVAGYPHVRPDLRPRPLPYPVLALGAGRGLVDRPEGFRLPELFPETLLQAQVLPGLTHLDLLTEREGRTARALRAYLEPLLGPGRPGPAGPP; this is encoded by the coding sequence ATGCGCCTCCTTGCCCTAGGCCTCCTCCTGGGATGGGCGCTTGCCGGCGCCTACCTCCACCTCCCCGGGGCCCCCACGGGCCGCCCCAGCCTGGACCGGAGCTACGCCCTGGTCTACCGCGCGGAGAACCCCCGGGCGGTGCTCCTCCTCGTACCGGGCCTCCTCGGGGGGAGCACCAACTTCGCCCTCCTGGCGGAGCGCCTGCAGCGGGAGATGCCGTGGCTGGAGGTGTGGGCCTGGGAGCGGCGGGCCAATGGCCTCGAGGACCGGAGGGGCTTCCTGGGGGAAGACCCTTTGGCCTACTACCAAGCCCTCCCCGAGCCCGACCTCTCCCCCTTGCGGGACTTCGGCCTGGAGGTCCACCTGAAGGACCTGGACCGGGCGGTGGCGGAGGCCAGGAAGCGGGCCCCCGTGGTCCTGGCCGGCCACTCCCTGGGGGCGAGCCTTGCCGTCCTCTACGCCTGGGCCCACGGGGAGGAGCTTGCGGGCCTCGTCCTCCTGGACGGCACCCTGGGGCTCGTCTCCCTCTCCCGGGAGGCCTTCCTGAAGGGCCAGGACACCCCTTTTGGCCGCCTGCCGGGCCTGGAGGACCTCCGCTCGGGGCGGGCGAGCCCCGTGTTCCAGGCCCCGGGCCTCTCCCCGAGGGACCTGGCCCTGGCGGAGGCGGAGGCCTTCCTGGCGGGGAGGCGCCCCGAGGAGCTCGTGCCCTTCGGGCCCTACCGGGCCACCCGGGAGGCCAAGGCCCTCCTCCGGGTGGACGACCACTATAGCCCTTTCCCCACCTTTAGCGTGAGCGTGGGCCGGGCCTGGGCCCGGGAGGGGCTTAGCCTCTTGGGCCTCCTCCAGGGCCGCTTGGTCCTCACGGTACGGGGGGCAAGGGCCGGGCCCATCCGCTGGCGGGATACGGGGGAGGCCACGGACCCGAGGGCCTTCCTCCGCGCCTTCGCCCGGGCGGAGACGGGGTTTTCCGAGTGGTACTTCCCCTACCGCCTCCTCCTGGAGGTGGCGGGCTACCCCCACGTGCGGCCCGACCTGAGGCCCAGGCCCCTCCCCTACCCCGTCCTGGCCCTGGGGGCGGGCCGGGGCCTCGTGGACCGGCCGGAGGGCTTCCGCCTTCCCGAGCTCTTCCCCGAAACCCTCCTCCAGGCCCAGGTCCTCCCCGGCCTCACCCACCTGGACCTCCTCACGGAGCGGGAGGGGAGGACAGCCCGGGCGCTCCGGGCGTACCTGGAACCCCTCCTAGGCCCAGGTAGGCCAGGGCCAGCCGGGCCGCCCTGA
- a CDS encoding endoribonuclease YicC domain-containing protein has translation MTTEERLYKLEGIVEGVMATLPDRVSSLEHRMDLLRQEIKAEVASLRQEVKEEIARLDAKIDALRQEVKEEIARLDGKVDSLRQEVKAEINTALNRLMLYFTALAAALTLLAFLAR, from the coding sequence ATGACCACGGAGGAACGCCTCTACAAGCTGGAGGGCATCGTGGAGGGAGTCATGGCCACCCTCCCCGACCGGGTCTCCTCCCTGGAACACCGCATGGACCTCCTGAGGCAGGAGATCAAGGCGGAAGTCGCCAGCCTGCGCCAGGAGGTGAAGGAGGAAATCGCCCGGCTGGACGCCAAGATAGACGCCTTGCGCCAAGAGGTAAAGGAAGAAATCGCCCGGCTGGACGGCAAGGTAGACTCCCTGCGCCAGGAAGTGAAGGCGGAGATCAACACCGCCCTCAACCGCCTCATGCTTTACTTCACCGCCCTGGCCGCCGCCCTTACCCTCCTCGCCTTCCTCGCACGCTAG
- a CDS encoding class I SAM-dependent methyltransferase, translating to MPLPTWLSPLLACPRCGTGLEDLRCSRCGARYPFRGPFPDLRMGAERPLLALVNRFPLTAWSYEAWRVRSTALLSGGTLSFAEELAHLKAWLLPMGGPFLDVGTGTGVYREVLGVKAVGIDPSPAFLRVAARRRPGPYLLAHGEALPFRDGAFAGVAIGPTWNEFQNPRRAALEARRILRKGGRLFGMLLLGPGASLGLFRPSGEELLCLLREAGFRAELLRFGRLGLVLAEA from the coding sequence ATGCCCCTTCCCACCTGGCTCTCCCCCCTCCTCGCTTGCCCGCGGTGCGGGACGGGTCTGGAGGACCTCCGCTGCTCCAGGTGCGGGGCGCGCTACCCCTTTCGGGGGCCCTTTCCCGACCTGCGGATGGGGGCGGAACGCCCGTTGCTGGCCTTGGTCAACCGCTTCCCCCTCACCGCTTGGTCCTACGAGGCCTGGCGCGTGCGGTCCACCGCCCTCCTCTCGGGAGGAACCCTTTCCTTCGCCGAGGAGCTCGCCCACCTAAAGGCTTGGCTCCTCCCCATGGGTGGGCCCTTCCTGGACGTGGGCACGGGGACGGGAGTCTACCGGGAGGTCTTGGGGGTAAAGGCGGTGGGGATAGACCCCTCCCCCGCCTTCCTCAGGGTGGCCGCCCGGCGCCGGCCCGGGCCTTACCTCCTGGCCCACGGGGAAGCCCTCCCCTTTCGCGATGGGGCGTTTGCTGGGGTGGCCATAGGGCCCACCTGGAATGAGTTCCAGAACCCTAGGAGGGCAGCCCTAGAGGCTAGGCGCATTCTCCGGAAGGGCGGCAGGCTCTTCGGGATGCTCCTCCTGGGGCCCGGGGCCTCCTTGGGGCTTTTCCGGCCAAGCGGGGAGGAACTCCTTTGCCTCCTCCGGGAAGCGGGCTTCCGGGCGGAACTCCTCCGCTTCGGGCGGCTCGGCCTGGTGCTGGCCGAGGCCTAG
- a CDS encoding DUF4397 domain-containing protein has protein sequence MRKVLAWVLMALAGLTWAQGAMVRVAHLSPDAPAVDVLVNGQRAIQNLAFKEVTPYIPLPAARVQVQVVPAGQEGPVVIDAELDLRDGVYYTVAATGFLAQIRPQVYTDALAGLFPRAGYARIRVVHASPDAPAVDVAVKGGPVLFQNLPFPRAGQYLVVPAGRYDLEVRVAGTTTVALELPGVVLESGKTYTVFAVGSVQAGTLTVVPVVDAAALGGNR, from the coding sequence ATGCGCAAGGTTCTTGCCTGGGTTTTGATGGCATTGGCCGGGCTCACCTGGGCCCAGGGGGCCATGGTACGGGTGGCCCACCTCTCCCCCGACGCCCCCGCCGTGGACGTGCTGGTGAACGGGCAGCGGGCCATCCAGAACCTCGCCTTCAAGGAGGTTACCCCCTATATCCCCCTACCCGCCGCCCGGGTACAGGTCCAGGTGGTGCCCGCGGGACAGGAGGGCCCCGTGGTCATTGACGCCGAGCTGGACCTGAGGGACGGGGTCTACTACACCGTGGCCGCCACGGGCTTTCTGGCGCAGATCCGGCCCCAGGTCTACACGGACGCCCTGGCGGGCCTCTTCCCCCGGGCGGGCTACGCCCGCATCCGGGTGGTGCACGCTTCCCCCGACGCCCCCGCCGTGGACGTGGCGGTGAAGGGTGGGCCGGTGCTCTTCCAAAACCTCCCCTTCCCCCGGGCGGGGCAGTACCTGGTGGTGCCGGCGGGGCGGTATGACCTCGAGGTCCGGGTGGCCGGGACCACCACCGTGGCCCTGGAGCTCCCTGGGGTAGTTCTGGAAAGCGGCAAGACCTACACCGTCTTCGCCGTGGGAAGCGTTCAGGCGGGCACCCTCACCGTGGTGCCCGTGGTGGACGCCGCCGCCCTGGGTGGCAACCGCTAG
- a CDS encoding cobyric acid synthase has product MGAKALVVWGTGSGVGKSLFVAGLLRHFRRLGLKAAPFKAQNMANHARVVAGGEMATAQWLQARAAGVTPEVRMNPVLVKPFGERGAQVVVLGRVDPFLSSLPWKERKPHLEAPVREALEGLMAEYELLVLEGAGSPVERNLWPDLPNLQVAAWAGAKALLVADVDQGGALGALYGTWALLGEHRERLLGFAFNKFRGDLSLLEPAYGLLEGWTGVPVLGTLPMLPLELPEEDGFRHRPRAGEGPKVAILRYPHAANLDEFWPLSELARLVHARTPEEAEGAELLILPGSRLPARDLPWLRGFLPLLKRHLEAGKPVLAVCGGAEMLAEAILDEEGVEEKGVFPGLGLLPYRVRMRREKRVEGRRVRLGGFSGYWGRLNGLEAEGYEIHHGEGLPLFHQEGSLLATWLHGLLENPGVQRALFGREARALDEALDALADALEAHLDLARLHRGLGLTGRLGQGAPQSPDPPPKPGLVLLLGGARSGKSRQAQRLAGPHATLIATAEARDEEMAARIQRHRAERPPTWETLEAPLDLVGALGQARHPVVVVDCLTLWVANLLERGLDPLAEAERFLRAVRESGKRVIAVSNEVGLGIVPANPLARRYRDLLGEVNARLAEAAEEVYLLVAGQTLRLKGANP; this is encoded by the coding sequence TTGGGCGCTAAGGCCCTAGTGGTCTGGGGCACGGGAAGCGGGGTGGGGAAAAGCCTCTTCGTGGCGGGGCTCCTCCGCCACTTCCGGAGGCTCGGCCTCAAGGCCGCCCCCTTCAAGGCCCAGAACATGGCCAACCACGCCCGGGTGGTGGCGGGGGGGGAGATGGCCACGGCCCAGTGGCTCCAGGCCCGGGCGGCGGGGGTGACCCCCGAGGTGCGCATGAACCCCGTCCTGGTGAAGCCCTTCGGGGAGCGGGGGGCCCAGGTGGTGGTCCTGGGAAGGGTGGACCCCTTCCTCTCCTCCTTACCCTGGAAGGAGCGCAAGCCCCACCTGGAAGCCCCCGTCCGGGAGGCCCTGGAGGGGCTCATGGCGGAGTACGAGCTTTTGGTCCTGGAAGGGGCGGGAAGCCCCGTGGAGCGCAACCTCTGGCCCGACCTCCCCAACCTCCAGGTGGCGGCCTGGGCGGGGGCCAAGGCCCTCCTGGTGGCGGACGTGGACCAAGGGGGGGCCTTGGGGGCGCTCTACGGCACCTGGGCCCTTTTGGGGGAGCACCGGGAACGCCTCCTTGGCTTCGCCTTCAACAAGTTCCGGGGGGACCTCTCCCTCCTGGAGCCCGCCTACGGCCTCCTGGAGGGTTGGACGGGGGTGCCCGTCCTGGGCACCCTGCCCATGCTCCCCCTGGAGCTTCCCGAGGAGGATGGCTTCCGCCACCGCCCCCGGGCGGGGGAGGGCCCTAAGGTGGCCATCCTCCGCTACCCCCACGCCGCCAACCTGGACGAGTTCTGGCCCCTATCCGAGCTCGCCCGCTTGGTCCACGCCAGGACCCCCGAGGAGGCGGAAGGGGCGGAGCTCCTGATCCTGCCGGGAAGCCGGCTTCCCGCCCGGGACCTCCCCTGGCTAAGGGGCTTCCTCCCCCTCCTCAAGCGCCACCTGGAGGCGGGAAAGCCCGTTCTTGCCGTCTGCGGCGGGGCGGAGATGCTCGCGGAGGCCATCCTGGACGAGGAGGGGGTGGAGGAGAAGGGGGTCTTCCCGGGCCTCGGCCTCCTCCCCTACCGGGTGCGCATGCGCAGGGAGAAGCGGGTGGAGGGGCGGCGGGTGCGCCTTGGGGGGTTCTCGGGCTACTGGGGGAGGCTCAACGGCCTCGAGGCGGAGGGGTACGAGATCCACCACGGGGAGGGGCTTCCCCTCTTCCACCAGGAGGGAAGCCTCCTCGCCACCTGGCTCCACGGCCTCCTGGAAAACCCCGGGGTGCAACGGGCCCTTTTCGGCCGGGAAGCCCGGGCCCTGGACGAGGCCCTGGACGCCTTGGCGGACGCCCTCGAGGCCCACCTGGACCTCGCCCGCCTCCACCGGGGCTTGGGGCTTACGGGGAGGCTTGGGCAAGGGGCGCCCCAAAGCCCCGACCCTCCCCCTAAGCCCGGCCTCGTCCTCCTCCTGGGGGGGGCGAGGAGCGGCAAGAGCCGCCAGGCCCAGCGCCTCGCCGGGCCCCACGCCACCCTCATCGCCACGGCGGAGGCCCGGGACGAGGAGATGGCGGCCCGCATCCAGCGGCATCGGGCCGAGCGCCCCCCCACCTGGGAAACCTTGGAAGCGCCCTTAGACCTGGTGGGGGCCTTGGGACAGGCCCGCCACCCCGTGGTGGTGGTGGACTGCCTCACCCTTTGGGTGGCCAACCTCCTGGAAAGGGGCCTAGACCCCCTGGCCGAGGCGGAGCGCTTCCTTAGGGCGGTGCGGGAAAGCGGCAAGCGGGTCATCGCCGTTTCCAACGAGGTGGGCCTCGGCATCGTCCCCGCCAACCCCCTGGCCCGCCGCTACCGGGACCTCCTGGGGGAGGTGAACGCCCGCCTGGCGGAGGCGGCGGAGGAGGTGTACCTCCTGGTGGCGGGGCAGACCCTTCGCCTTAAGGGGGCGAACCCGTAG
- a CDS encoding HEPN domain-containing protein has translation MSVEKRRAEARRWLHQAQDDWEAGEALLHARKFAQAAFLAQQAGEKALKALWLFLGLDPWGHSLAHLLRHLPEEEAPAFRHLLPKALALDKLYIPTRYPDALPGLTPREAYTEEEAQKALEDAKAILEAVEVRLGR, from the coding sequence ATGAGCGTGGAAAAGCGGCGGGCAGAGGCTAGGCGGTGGCTACACCAGGCCCAGGACGATTGGGAGGCGGGGGAGGCCCTCCTCCATGCCCGCAAGTTCGCCCAAGCGGCCTTCTTGGCCCAGCAGGCGGGAGAGAAGGCCCTAAAAGCGCTTTGGCTTTTCCTGGGCCTGGACCCTTGGGGCCATAGCCTCGCCCACCTCCTCCGCCACCTCCCCGAGGAGGAGGCCCCCGCCTTCCGGCACCTCCTCCCCAAAGCCCTCGCCTTGGACAAGCTCTACATCCCCACCCGCTACCCAGACGCCCTGCCCGGGCTCACCCCAAGGGAAGCGTACACGGAGGAGGAGGCCCAAAAGGCCCTAGAGGACGCCAAGGCTATCCTCGAGGCGGTGGAGGTGCGGCTTGGGCGCTAA
- a CDS encoding nucleotidyltransferase domain-containing protein, which translates to MEALRAYLEEAVERLKEAFPLEALYLFGSHARGTADARSDLDLLVVAETDLPPLERIGRVLESLQDAPLPVEAIVLTPRELEERKDLPFLAGILKEAVPLYERGKAAGRG; encoded by the coding sequence GTGGAGGCGCTTCGGGCCTATCTGGAGGAGGCGGTGGAAAGGCTTAAGGAGGCCTTTCCCCTGGAAGCCCTCTACCTCTTCGGCTCCCATGCCCGGGGCACGGCGGACGCCCGCTCCGACCTGGACCTCCTGGTGGTGGCGGAGACGGACCTGCCTCCCCTGGAGCGTATCGGCCGGGTCCTGGAGTCCCTCCAGGATGCGCCCCTACCCGTGGAGGCCATCGTCCTGACGCCCAGGGAACTGGAGGAACGGAAGGACCTCCCCTTCCTGGCGGGGATCCTCAAGGAGGCGGTGCCCCTCTATGAGCGTGGAAAAGCGGCGGGCAGAGGCTAG
- a CDS encoding pyridoxal phosphate-dependent aminotransferase: MLDDVLRPIHGGPDGGPEPLYDFSTNANALGPNPVILGYLKRADPGRYPDPLYRKLRTALAEAHGVAPEQVAVGTGTSELIHRLARWNYLRGPILLLPPTFSEYARAARALELPLWEAGSPEEFLDLLPRSSLAFLCVPNNPTGEVYPFLEEAAARAGGALVLDLAYYPLLQTPPPLPQRAFRLYSPNKAHGLTGVRAGYLVAPLDLTRFQHLAPSWPVSVYGEALLLGHLDPEAQAWLEGAKEELFRLRRLLAEGLRGLGLEVRESPANFLLVRVGRAREVALALRARGIRVRDATSFGLPEWLRLSAQKEEAITALLEALEAVLATERVD, translated from the coding sequence ATGCTGGACGATGTGCTAAGGCCCATCCACGGGGGGCCGGACGGGGGCCCCGAACCCCTTTACGACTTCTCCACCAACGCCAACGCCCTGGGGCCCAACCCGGTGATCCTCGGCTACCTAAAGCGGGCGGATCCGGGCCGCTACCCTGACCCCCTCTACCGGAAGCTCCGCACGGCCCTGGCGGAGGCCCACGGGGTGGCCCCGGAGCAGGTGGCGGTGGGCACGGGGACGAGCGAGCTCATCCACCGCCTGGCCCGCTGGAACTACCTCCGGGGGCCCATCCTCCTCCTCCCGCCCACCTTTAGCGAGTACGCCCGGGCGGCGAGGGCTCTGGAGCTTCCCCTCTGGGAGGCGGGAAGCCCCGAGGAGTTTTTGGACCTCCTCCCCAGAAGCTCCCTGGCCTTCCTCTGCGTGCCCAACAACCCCACGGGGGAGGTCTACCCCTTCCTGGAGGAGGCGGCGGCGCGGGCCGGGGGGGCCTTGGTCCTGGACCTGGCCTACTACCCCCTCCTGCAAACCCCTCCTCCCCTCCCCCAGAGGGCCTTCCGGCTTTATAGCCCCAACAAGGCCCACGGCCTCACGGGGGTGCGGGCGGGGTACCTGGTGGCCCCCCTGGACCTCACCCGTTTCCAACACCTGGCCCCTTCCTGGCCCGTGTCCGTCTACGGGGAGGCCCTCCTCCTGGGCCACCTGGACCCGGAGGCGCAGGCCTGGTTGGAAGGGGCCAAGGAGGAGCTTTTCCGCCTCCGCCGCCTCCTGGCCGAGGGGCTTCGGGGGCTTGGCCTCGAGGTCCGGGAAAGCCCCGCCAACTTCCTCCTGGTGCGGGTGGGGCGCGCCAGGGAGGTGGCCCTAGCCCTCCGGGCGCGGGGCATCCGGGTGCGGGACGCCACCAGCTTCGGCCTTCCCGAGTGGCTCCGGCTCTCCGCGCAGAAGGAGGAGGCCATAACGGCCCTCCTCGAGGCCCTAGAAGCGGTCCTCGCCACGGAGCGGGTAGACTGA
- the cbiB gene encoding adenosylcobinamide-phosphate synthase CbiB: MSLLLALLLDALLGEPPARFHPVVGMGRYLAWAWGRVRGFWSGAFYWTLGALLFALPAFLLDLLLRPLALGWVLLGLLLKPLFSLRMLLAEVAGVERALGKDLEAARKRLAGLVSRRTEDLSEEEVREAALETLAENLSDSLIAPLLYYALLGLGGAALYRYANTADAMWGYPEHGAKGAFAARADDLLNLLPARLTGLLLCPPGRWGRLWREARKTPSPNAGFPMAALALGLGVRLRKRGVYALNPEAPSPTPRHLSLGLRRVGLWGYGLGVALGLALHLLGR, encoded by the coding sequence GTGAGCCTCCTCCTCGCCCTCCTCCTGGACGCCCTCCTGGGGGAGCCCCCTGCCCGCTTCCACCCCGTGGTCGGGATGGGGCGGTACCTGGCGTGGGCCTGGGGGCGGGTGCGGGGGTTTTGGTCGGGGGCCTTCTACTGGACCCTGGGGGCCCTCCTCTTCGCCCTCCCCGCCTTCCTCCTGGACCTCCTCCTCCGCCCCCTGGCCCTGGGGTGGGTCCTCCTGGGCCTCCTCCTCAAGCCCCTTTTCAGCCTGCGGATGCTCCTCGCCGAGGTGGCGGGGGTGGAAAGGGCCCTTGGGAAGGACCTCGAGGCCGCCCGGAAGCGGCTAGCCGGGCTGGTGAGCCGCAGGACAGAAGACCTTTCCGAAGAGGAGGTGCGGGAGGCGGCCCTGGAAACCCTGGCGGAAAACCTCTCGGATAGCCTGATCGCCCCCCTCCTCTACTACGCCCTCCTGGGCCTCGGGGGAGCCGCCCTCTACCGCTACGCCAACACCGCCGACGCCATGTGGGGCTACCCCGAGCACGGGGCAAAGGGCGCCTTCGCCGCCCGGGCGGACGACCTCCTAAACCTCCTCCCCGCGCGGCTCACGGGCCTCCTCCTTTGCCCTCCAGGGCGTTGGGGGCGGCTTTGGCGGGAGGCCCGCAAGACCCCTTCCCCCAACGCCGGCTTCCCCATGGCGGCCCTGGCCCTGGGGCTAGGGGTGCGGCTCAGGAAGCGGGGGGTGTACGCCCTGAACCCCGAGGCCCCCTCCCCCACCCCCCGCCACCTCTCCTTGGGCCTTCGCCGGGTGGGGCTTTGGGGCTACGGGCTGGGGGTGGCCCTGGGGTTGGCCCTCCACCTCCTGGGCCGGTAG
- the cobA gene encoding uroporphyrinogen-III C-methyltransferase codes for MRGKVYLVGAGFGGPEHLTLKALRVLEEAEVVLHDRLVHPGVLALAKGERVFVGKEGYGEKTPQEAITQRLIALAREGKVVARLKGGDPMVFGRGGEEAMALKRAGVPFEVVPGVTSAVGALSCLGLPLTFRGLAQSFAVATGHDPSAPLPQADTLVLLMPLHALEGLKARLLERFSPETPLALLARVGWPGEEVRLGRVKDLPGLGTGLPSPALLVVGEVVGLYGELR; via the coding sequence ATGAGGGGCAAGGTTTACCTGGTGGGGGCGGGGTTTGGGGGGCCCGAGCACCTCACCCTGAAGGCCCTGAGGGTCCTGGAGGAAGCGGAAGTGGTCCTCCACGACCGCCTGGTCCACCCCGGGGTTCTGGCCCTGGCCAAGGGGGAAAGGGTCTTTGTGGGCAAGGAGGGGTACGGGGAAAAGACCCCCCAGGAGGCCATCACCCAAAGGCTCATCGCCCTGGCCCGGGAGGGGAAGGTGGTGGCCCGGCTCAAGGGGGGGGACCCCATGGTCTTTGGCCGGGGCGGGGAGGAGGCGATGGCCCTCAAGCGGGCGGGTGTCCCCTTTGAGGTGGTCCCCGGGGTCACCAGCGCCGTGGGGGCCCTGAGCTGTCTGGGGCTTCCCCTCACCTTCCGCGGCCTCGCCCAAAGCTTCGCTGTGGCCACGGGACACGACCCCTCTGCGCCCCTGCCCCAGGCGGACACCCTGGTCCTCCTCATGCCCCTCCACGCCCTGGAAGGCCTGAAGGCGAGGCTTTTGGAGCGCTTCTCCCCCGAAACCCCCCTGGCCCTCCTGGCCCGGGTGGGCTGGCCGGGGGAGGAGGTGCGCCTGGGCCGGGTCAAGGACCTGCCAGGCCTGGGGACGGGCCTCCCCTCCCCGGCCCTCCTGGTGGTGGGGGAGGTGGTGGGGCTTTACGGGGAGTTGCGGTGA
- a CDS encoding DUF3209 family protein, with translation MACHELSALRIALGELLEKEAHDLIHEREELAPVLEGRPEIRHLAEAKTLPAMEAALREALLRLEERAAQEAEEPYWRGLLLTAEAALGRLEALRREAEALYQDLDALHHRLHRLFPRKRG, from the coding sequence ATGGCATGCCACGAGCTTTCGGCCCTTAGGATTGCCCTAGGAGAGCTTTTGGAGAAGGAGGCCCACGACCTCATCCACGAACGGGAGGAGCTTGCCCCCGTCCTGGAGGGGCGGCCCGAGATCCGGCACCTTGCCGAGGCCAAGACCCTTCCCGCCATGGAGGCGGCCCTAAGGGAAGCCCTTCTCCGCCTGGAGGAGCGGGCCGCCCAAGAGGCCGAGGAGCCCTACTGGCGGGGCCTCCTCCTCACGGCGGAGGCCGCTTTAGGCCGCCTTGAAGCCCTGAGGCGGGAGGCGGAGGCCCTCTACCAGGACCTGGACGCCCTCCACCACCGCCTCCATCGCCTCTTCCCAAGAAAACGGGGATGA